The Planctomycetota bacterium genome contains a region encoding:
- a CDS encoding O-antigen ligase family protein, translating to MGRVRSAHEPFPSDRVEVRGVYDRAAAGFAALGFLSLITNRLPVLTVAAWGAAAVTAGIARVRRAPPRPRLEVGVGLVWAYWIASYALTGESWSHFFSYEFHRRDGQIFFSLLPLLVLSWVRIDARQASRVFAAFCAAQGLIVAAALPVFLRDGGRDLYGVLFVDSNTPEHLPFFVGLYRAHNAAGSVLALCTLAAVALALFAPTPRAWWGWALLAVPLQMGVLLSKSRGSILALGVGLACLVGAAIRRRRLTGKAVALAVLVLLVDAALLGPMLVRRFAEFAIPGDTHTLRLQQWKRAAAEWKASPFVGQGMGRFNDEEREGSGRKPFYWVVTRARVVHSDAHAHNSYAHFLSEGGIAGCALTVGFWVWVAWKLGPMGGAAPKAATAAVAFLLTISFTEHYMGGGAMLLVLSSLVGAAWSLRSSPWTSGAPWGAPGRFGGSWSDATACTVPRGGSRFGDARPAG from the coding sequence ATGGGTCGCGTCCGCTCGGCGCACGAGCCGTTTCCTTCGGACCGTGTGGAGGTTCGGGGAGTTTATGATCGTGCTGCGGCGGGCTTTGCGGCGCTGGGTTTTCTCTCGCTGATCACCAATAGACTGCCGGTCTTGACCGTCGCGGCTTGGGGAGCGGCCGCGGTCACGGCCGGGATCGCGCGTGTGCGCCGGGCGCCGCCGCGGCCGAGGCTGGAGGTCGGGGTCGGACTCGTCTGGGCGTACTGGATCGCGAGCTACGCGCTCACCGGCGAGTCCTGGTCCCACTTCTTTTCGTACGAGTTCCATCGGCGGGACGGCCAGATTTTTTTCAGCCTGCTGCCGCTTCTCGTGCTGTCCTGGGTTCGGATCGACGCGCGACAGGCGAGCCGGGTGTTCGCAGCCTTCTGCGCCGCACAGGGGCTCATCGTCGCGGCGGCTTTGCCGGTCTTCCTGCGGGACGGGGGGCGCGACTTGTACGGAGTACTTTTCGTGGACAGCAATACGCCGGAGCATCTGCCGTTCTTCGTGGGGCTCTACCGGGCTCACAACGCCGCCGGGAGCGTGCTGGCGCTCTGCACCCTGGCGGCGGTCGCCCTGGCGCTCTTTGCGCCGACGCCCCGGGCCTGGTGGGGATGGGCGCTCCTGGCGGTTCCGCTGCAGATGGGCGTCCTGCTGTCCAAGTCCAGGGGATCGATTCTGGCGCTGGGGGTGGGTTTGGCGTGTCTGGTCGGAGCGGCGATTCGGAGGCGGCGGCTGACGGGCAAGGCGGTGGCGCTGGCGGTTCTCGTGCTTCTCGTGGATGCGGCGCTCCTGGGCCCCATGCTGGTGCGACGGTTTGCCGAGTTCGCGATCCCCGGAGACACGCACACGCTGAGGCTGCAGCAATGGAAGAGGGCCGCGGCCGAGTGGAAGGCGAGTCCTTTCGTGGGACAGGGGATGGGGCGGTTCAACGACGAAGAGCGTGAAGGGTCCGGCCGGAAGCCTTTTTACTGGGTGGTGACCCGAGCGCGCGTCGTTCACAGCGACGCGCACGCGCACAACTCGTACGCGCATTTTCTCTCTGAAGGGGGGATCGCCGGATGCGCCCTGACGGTCGGATTCTGGGTGTGGGTAGCTTGGAAGCTCGGGCCCATGGGGGGAGCCGCGCCGAAGGCGGCGACGGCCGCTGTCGCGTTCCTCTTGACGATTTCTTTTACCGAACATTACATGGGCGGCGGCGCGATGCTCCTGGTCCTTTCTTCGCTCGTAGGAGCCGCATGGAGTCTGCGTTCAAGCCCCTGGACCTCCGGTGCCCCCTGGGGTGCGCCGGGACGCTTCGGAGGATCCTGGTCGGACGCGACCGCCTGCACGGTACCCCGGGGCGGTTCCCGGTTTGGAGATGCCCGTCCTGCGGGGTGA
- the rfbC gene encoding dTDP-4-dehydrorhamnose 3,5-epimerase yields the protein MKRLATDLPGVWILEPRIFEDSRGHFFEAFNARTLAALGLERRFVQDNESFSRRGVLRGLHYQLGRPQAKLVRAVRGEVFDVAVDVRRGSPTFGRWTGTVLSEDNRRQVFIPEGFAHGFYVLSPTAVVLYKCSDFYAPEEERGIAWNDPKIAIAWPIPPDAPPSLSARDAAFPALAGVRPEDLPSYSG from the coding sequence GTGAAACGCCTCGCCACGGATCTGCCCGGCGTGTGGATCCTCGAACCCCGGATCTTCGAGGACTCCCGGGGCCACTTCTTCGAAGCCTTCAACGCCCGCACGCTCGCCGCGCTCGGGCTGGAGCGCCGCTTCGTCCAGGACAACGAATCCTTCAGCCGGCGCGGCGTCCTGCGCGGGCTCCACTATCAGCTCGGCCGCCCTCAGGCCAAACTCGTCCGCGCCGTGCGGGGCGAAGTCTTCGACGTGGCCGTGGACGTGCGCCGCGGAAGCCCCACCTTCGGCCGATGGACCGGAACCGTCCTCTCGGAAGACAACCGCCGGCAGGTCTTCATCCCCGAAGGATTCGCCCACGGCTTCTACGTCCTGAGCCCGACCGCCGTGGTCCTCTACAAGTGCTCGGATTTCTACGCCCCCGAGGAGGAGCGCGGCATCGCCTGGAACGATCCGAAGATCGCGATCGCCTGGCCGATCCCGCCGGACGCCCCGCCTTCGCTTTCCGCCCGCGACGCCGCCTTCCCCGCGCTGGCCGGCGTGCGCCCCGAAGATTTGCCTTCCTATTCCGGCTGA
- a CDS encoding lipid II flippase MurJ, translated as MSLRLSAAGVVLARTLGIGAAVAWTIVTAQRLGSDRATDVAFAALVVPGALMAAISIYFPPVFLSIFKNLEVRQGETEAWRFAGAAVRGAALAGGAATLLGMAVSPWLASVIGEGFPPDDVRRMSGFMQGAFLIVFFASVAAVLKGIVQARGSLVVPSLDSFVTNATASAVLLAGPPEKGAFLLVGGMVAGHGAKILLLAPGYFRRRRRGSGAWLHPGLKEAVGMLGPVLLGGLLAAAHAAVLRSFASRIGAEGAVSYLTYAERIVAAPIDVFALSLGTVLLPGLAAGAAAGDRDGMRRTVAKGLRLSVLLGLPAAVGLALVAEPLVALLLERGRFGGGDTAETARALRGYAPVLLFAGYTVLHQAFYALRRTGPILASGMVGVGVTIGVAAALSGPLGVAGLTLAVSAGTAASEAVLVGLLARAIGRPDLGGVFGCALRASLAAGGMAFVVWSWTPHVLLRVVAGGAVFAALAGVFCREELGWLLPRRRRAEGDQPE; from the coding sequence ATGAGCCTTCGCCTTTCGGCGGCGGGAGTGGTCCTGGCCCGGACGCTCGGGATCGGCGCGGCGGTCGCCTGGACGATCGTGACGGCCCAGCGGCTGGGAAGCGACCGCGCGACGGACGTCGCTTTCGCCGCGCTCGTGGTGCCCGGCGCGCTGATGGCGGCCATATCGATTTACTTTCCTCCGGTTTTTCTTTCGATCTTCAAGAACCTGGAGGTTCGGCAGGGGGAAACTGAGGCGTGGCGTTTCGCGGGGGCGGCGGTTCGGGGGGCGGCGCTGGCGGGCGGGGCGGCGACGTTGCTCGGGATGGCGGTCAGTCCGTGGCTTGCATCGGTCATCGGGGAAGGCTTCCCGCCGGACGACGTGCGCCGGATGTCGGGCTTCATGCAGGGGGCGTTTCTCATCGTGTTCTTCGCCTCGGTGGCGGCGGTGCTCAAGGGGATCGTGCAGGCGCGGGGATCGCTCGTCGTCCCGTCGCTGGATTCCTTCGTGACCAACGCGACGGCGTCGGCGGTGCTTCTGGCGGGGCCGCCGGAAAAGGGAGCGTTCCTGCTCGTGGGCGGGATGGTGGCCGGCCACGGAGCGAAGATTCTGCTTCTGGCGCCCGGCTATTTCCGGAGGCGGCGTCGCGGGTCGGGGGCGTGGCTTCATCCGGGGCTGAAGGAGGCGGTGGGCATGCTGGGGCCCGTGCTTCTGGGAGGGCTCCTGGCGGCGGCTCATGCGGCGGTTCTGAGGTCGTTCGCCTCGAGGATCGGGGCGGAGGGGGCGGTATCGTATCTGACGTACGCGGAGCGGATCGTGGCCGCGCCGATTGACGTTTTCGCTCTTTCGCTGGGAACGGTTCTTCTTCCCGGGCTGGCGGCGGGCGCCGCGGCGGGGGATCGGGACGGAATGCGCCGCACGGTGGCGAAGGGGTTGCGGCTCTCGGTGCTCCTGGGTCTGCCGGCGGCGGTGGGGCTGGCCCTCGTGGCGGAGCCGCTGGTGGCGTTGCTTCTGGAGCGGGGTCGCTTCGGCGGCGGCGACACGGCGGAGACGGCGCGGGCGCTGCGAGGGTACGCGCCGGTGCTTCTCTTTGCGGGCTATACGGTGCTGCATCAGGCGTTCTACGCGCTGCGCCGCACGGGACCGATTCTCGCGTCCGGCATGGTGGGCGTCGGGGTCACGATCGGGGTCGCGGCGGCTCTTTCGGGCCCCCTGGGGGTGGCGGGGCTGACGCTGGCTGTTTCGGCCGGGACGGCGGCGTCGGAGGCGGTGCTTGTGGGACTCCTCGCCCGGGCGATCGGCCGGCCCGATCTCGGAGGCGTTTTCGGGTGCGCCTTGCGCGCGTCGCTGGCGGCGGGGGGGATGGCGTTCGTCGTATGGAGCTGGACGCCGCACGTGCTGCTGCGCGTCGTCGCGGGCGGGGCGGTTTTCGCAGCCCTGGCGGGCGTTTTTTGCCGGGAGGAGCTGGGGTGGCTGCTTCCGCGGCGGAGGCGCGCGGAGGGCGATCAGCCGGAATAG
- a CDS encoding glycosyltransferase family 39 protein, which yields MSEPRAAALLVAGAFLARLVAYLGTGIFGTDSAQFLLMAQWMGEGRFQEALAITYHPLYPLLVAAAAPLAGGVEPAGFWVSMVLGSAAAAPLYFLVSSTFGRPAAFLTGLFYCFQPHTVELHADVMTEGTFTFFLLGAAWLCRKGLEDPSVERSILAGLSASAAYLTRPEGILAVAFVTLWPVAEWVRARDRAVARLGGAALALAAAALLAFPFLLWVRHETGAWALSAKGSVRNAGLAPVPAGEAGGVPEEPVGSVAARYGRFAESVLRVTSGVTVPFLLLGLAQLRGRGLWGPLFYFSLPAAYLGGLLWSLRSHPYWSYRYVVPSMNLLFVLAALGILGVVRYAERRRPQVRWAPWAGVLVILVAVAPYVRHLRAHRMEEAALREAGAWLRKRGATRVMSTTDKVGFFVGRKVLTYPRDPAALRSGGAPEYYVYLDKDLASGKLPYLSRLEEEAGAGPPVVFPDPPRPGLWKVYVRPAR from the coding sequence ATGTCCGAGCCCCGCGCGGCGGCGCTTCTTGTCGCCGGCGCTTTCCTGGCCCGGCTGGTCGCCTATCTCGGGACCGGAATCTTCGGGACCGACAGCGCCCAGTTTCTCCTCATGGCGCAGTGGATGGGGGAGGGGCGGTTCCAGGAAGCCCTGGCGATCACCTACCATCCCCTCTATCCGCTCCTTGTGGCGGCCGCGGCTCCTCTGGCGGGCGGCGTGGAGCCGGCCGGCTTCTGGGTCTCCATGGTCCTGGGATCCGCCGCCGCGGCGCCGCTTTACTTCCTCGTCTCCTCGACGTTCGGCCGCCCGGCGGCGTTCCTGACGGGACTTTTCTATTGCTTCCAGCCCCATACGGTCGAACTGCACGCGGACGTGATGACCGAGGGGACCTTCACGTTCTTTCTCCTGGGGGCGGCCTGGCTGTGCCGCAAGGGCCTCGAGGACCCGTCCGTCGAGCGCTCGATTCTCGCGGGGCTTTCCGCGTCGGCCGCATACCTGACCCGTCCGGAAGGGATTCTCGCCGTCGCGTTCGTGACGCTGTGGCCCGTGGCGGAATGGGTGCGGGCGCGCGACCGGGCGGTCGCGCGGCTGGGCGGGGCGGCGCTCGCTCTCGCGGCGGCCGCGCTCCTGGCGTTTCCCTTCCTCCTCTGGGTCCGGCACGAGACGGGGGCGTGGGCGCTTTCGGCCAAAGGTTCGGTTCGGAACGCGGGGCTGGCGCCCGTTCCGGCCGGTGAGGCGGGGGGCGTTCCGGAGGAACCCGTGGGCTCGGTGGCGGCCCGTTATGGGCGGTTCGCGGAATCCGTCCTTCGGGTGACCTCGGGGGTGACGGTCCCGTTTCTCCTCCTGGGTCTGGCGCAGCTCCGCGGGCGGGGCCTGTGGGGTCCGCTTTTTTACTTCAGCCTTCCGGCGGCGTACCTGGGAGGGCTTCTCTGGTCGCTGCGGAGCCACCCGTACTGGAGCTACCGGTACGTCGTGCCGAGCATGAATCTTCTTTTCGTTCTGGCCGCGTTGGGGATTCTGGGAGTCGTGCGGTACGCCGAGCGGCGCCGGCCGCAGGTGCGATGGGCGCCCTGGGCGGGGGTGCTTGTGATCCTTGTCGCCGTGGCTCCGTACGTGCGCCACCTGAGGGCCCATCGAATGGAGGAGGCGGCCCTGCGGGAGGCGGGCGCGTGGCTGCGGAAACGGGGGGCGACCCGCGTCATGAGCACGACCGACAAGGTCGGCTTCTTCGTCGGGCGAAAGGTTCTGACCTATCCTCGGGACCCGGCGGCGTTGCGCTCCGGAGGGGCGCCGGAGTACTACGTCTATCTCGACAAGGATTTGGCGTCCGGAAAGCTGCCCTATCTTTCCCGCCTTGAGGAAGAGGCGGGGGCGGGACCGCCGGTGGTTTTCCCCGATCCGCCGCGGCCCGGCCTGTGGAAGGTCTACGTGCGGCCGGCGCGATGA
- a CDS encoding RING finger protein — MELVFVATVLLAAYGAAWFWKAAFGLLGGADEAEAGASRGRAARRALGVQDLGRLREAFRAFAERRGGDLADRPLFEAPRVAFVHGAARAILSLYEASGDGAHTQIAFTVPQGWERRLEIFPRGSRPDGPDAGREEDVRVEDSAFHARWIVRADDAAFAREFLDGRVRQTLEALRGLGPPGPALVSLTPARLLVRKAGALEAAAGLDAFADLAGVVYDRVFFFWQRLSGIEILEDPGPPAEPLCRVCGAAVAPEARVACRRCKTPHHRDCWEFNGQCSTYACGERRCVPGDGSRERF, encoded by the coding sequence ATGGAACTGGTCTTCGTGGCGACCGTCCTGCTGGCGGCGTACGGGGCCGCGTGGTTCTGGAAAGCCGCCTTCGGCCTCCTCGGGGGGGCCGACGAGGCCGAGGCGGGGGCGTCCCGCGGGCGGGCCGCGCGCCGCGCGCTCGGCGTGCAGGATCTCGGGCGTCTTCGCGAAGCGTTCCGCGCCTTCGCCGAACGCCGAGGGGGGGACCTCGCGGACCGGCCTCTGTTCGAGGCTCCGCGGGTCGCCTTCGTCCACGGCGCGGCACGGGCGATCCTTTCCCTGTACGAAGCGTCCGGAGACGGGGCCCACACCCAGATCGCCTTCACGGTGCCCCAGGGCTGGGAACGGCGCCTGGAGATCTTTCCGCGAGGTTCCCGGCCGGACGGTCCGGACGCAGGCCGCGAAGAGGACGTTCGCGTGGAGGACTCTGCGTTTCACGCGCGCTGGATCGTCCGCGCCGACGACGCCGCCTTCGCGCGGGAATTTCTGGACGGCCGGGTCCGTCAGACGCTGGAGGCGCTCCGCGGCCTGGGGCCGCCCGGACCCGCGCTCGTGTCGCTCACTCCGGCGCGGCTCCTGGTGCGCAAGGCGGGGGCGCTCGAGGCGGCGGCGGGCCTGGACGCCTTCGCCGATCTCGCGGGCGTCGTCTACGACCGCGTTTTCTTCTTCTGGCAGCGGCTCAGCGGGATCGAGATCCTGGAGGATCCGGGGCCGCCGGCGGAGCCCCTCTGCCGCGTCTGCGGCGCCGCGGTCGCGCCGGAGGCGCGCGTGGCCTGCCGGCGCTGCAAGACGCCCCATCATCGGGACTGCTGGGAGTTCAACGGACAGTGCTCGACGTACGCCTGCGGCGAGCGGCGATGCGTTCCGGGAGACGGGAGCCGCGAAAGGTTTTGA
- a CDS encoding sulfatase-like hydrolase/transferase, producing the protein MTKRLLPAIPLLVGLYAPLYLWVRNVDDASAGVALGVIGASVALAAAVLGAALAAFRNVPRATAAATLVLILFFLYGHACGWAWRKGFSTSLKTIYLVVGAVWLAIGGTGILVLARSRRDWTRALGATGMTVGLLCAFAAVQLTFRLARREDAQATRAVEEARAFAARPIGISRPPEREERPDIYYIIADGYARADVLRTHYGYDNAPFLDALRERGFFVADRSCANYPSWTYLSIASSLSMDYLDKSWVVRAEEREDRRPFIALVRGNRVSRFLKGRGYTYATTLTHHFVTEESETADVGFRFRSRILQSEFAQEMIRTSLARLWEPHAAEEHRFALESVRRGPSLRKPLFFFAHFLMPHPPFVFDRHGNVRRDVPITLREKEQGPDGYLGQMEFLNGRLLELVDHLLRSSASPPIIVLQGDHGWVRPGMRLPEGLPGLLARVEQRGPILNALRVPDGVKRRLSPDLTPVNTFRILLGELFGADLPELENRVYVYDPDAPSKIREVSRHLAEVWGTPETRGR; encoded by the coding sequence ATGACGAAACGCCTGCTGCCGGCGATTCCGCTGCTCGTGGGGCTCTACGCCCCTCTTTATCTCTGGGTCCGCAACGTGGACGACGCCTCCGCCGGGGTGGCGCTCGGAGTGATCGGCGCGTCCGTGGCGCTGGCGGCCGCGGTCCTGGGGGCGGCGCTGGCGGCGTTTCGGAACGTGCCGCGGGCCACGGCGGCCGCCACGCTCGTCCTGATCCTCTTCTTCCTGTACGGCCACGCGTGCGGCTGGGCGTGGCGGAAGGGGTTCTCGACGAGCTTGAAAACCATTTACCTCGTCGTGGGCGCGGTCTGGCTGGCGATCGGCGGGACGGGGATCCTCGTTCTGGCGCGCTCGCGGAGGGATTGGACGCGGGCTCTGGGGGCCACGGGCATGACGGTGGGCCTGCTGTGCGCCTTTGCGGCGGTTCAGCTGACGTTCCGGCTGGCGCGACGGGAAGACGCGCAGGCGACGCGGGCGGTGGAGGAGGCGCGGGCTTTCGCGGCGCGGCCCATCGGGATCTCCAGGCCGCCCGAAAGGGAGGAGCGCCCGGATATCTACTACATCATCGCGGACGGATACGCCCGGGCGGACGTGCTTCGGACCCACTACGGGTACGACAACGCTCCTTTTCTCGACGCTCTGCGGGAGCGCGGCTTTTTCGTGGCGGATCGGAGCTGCGCGAACTATCCCTCCTGGACGTACCTGTCGATCGCCTCCTCGCTCAGCATGGACTACCTGGACAAATCGTGGGTGGTGCGCGCCGAGGAGCGGGAGGACCGGCGTCCGTTCATCGCTCTGGTTCGGGGAAACCGGGTGAGCCGGTTTCTCAAGGGCCGGGGCTACACGTACGCCACGACGCTCACCCACCATTTCGTCACGGAAGAATCGGAGACCGCCGACGTCGGCTTCCGCTTCCGGTCGCGGATCCTTCAGAGCGAATTCGCGCAGGAAATGATCCGCACGAGCCTGGCGCGGCTGTGGGAACCCCACGCGGCGGAGGAGCACCGGTTCGCCCTGGAATCGGTCCGGCGGGGGCCGTCGCTCCGGAAGCCGCTGTTCTTCTTCGCCCATTTTCTCATGCCCCATCCCCCGTTCGTCTTCGATCGACACGGAAACGTCCGCCGGGACGTGCCCATCACCCTGAGGGAGAAGGAGCAGGGGCCGGACGGGTACCTCGGGCAAATGGAGTTTCTCAACGGCCGGCTTCTGGAGCTGGTGGACCATCTTCTCCGGTCGAGCGCTTCGCCTCCGATCATCGTCCTGCAGGGGGACCATGGATGGGTGCGCCCGGGCATGCGGCTTCCCGAGGGGCTTCCGGGGCTACTGGCCCGCGTCGAGCAGCGGGGGCCGATCCTCAACGCCCTTCGGGTCCCCGACGGGGTGAAGCGGCGGCTGTCGCCGGACCTTACGCCGGTCAACACGTTCCGGATCCTGCTGGGGGAGCTGTTCGGCGCGGATCTTCCGGAGCTGGAGAATCGGGTCTACGTGTACGACCCGGACGCTCCTTCCAAGATTCGGGAGGTGAGCCGGCATCTCGCGGAAGTGTGGGGAACGCCGGAGACGCGCGGAAGGTAG
- a CDS encoding SAM-dependent methyltransferase: protein MNSVVSPSAVPVASSFRDPCGFVYRRDGILYRQVQPAGREAYDRLMQSGLYEELTAAGLLVPHQEMPLSQAATDGAYKILRPREVPFVSYPYEWCFGELQDAARATLEIQKRALAKGCWLKDASAYNIQFADGRPVLIDTLSLEPYPEGRPWVAYRQFCQHFLAPLALMSRTDVRLGQLLRVHLDGVPLDLAARLLPRRTWLSLSLALHVHLQARAVARYARRDVPRERVEGRISPRALAALVESLQSAVEGLRWRAGGTEWADYYEATHNYSVEAMAEKERLVAEMTESLHPAVVWDLGANTGRFSRIAAARGALTVAWDVDPSCVEETYAEVRRSGIRNLLPLWVDLTNPSPALGWANGERLSFADRAGAVDLILALGLVHHLAIGNNVPLARVGDFLADLGRAAIVEFVPKEDSQVKRMLATRDDVFPDYHRDGFERAVARRFAIERRVPIQGTCRTLYLLKRTRS from the coding sequence ATGAATTCGGTCGTTTCCCCCTCCGCCGTTCCCGTCGCTTCCTCGTTCCGCGATCCGTGCGGGTTCGTCTACCGGCGCGACGGAATCCTCTATCGCCAGGTTCAGCCCGCCGGCCGGGAGGCCTATGACCGGCTCATGCAGAGCGGCCTCTACGAGGAACTGACCGCAGCCGGGTTGCTCGTTCCCCACCAGGAGATGCCCCTGTCGCAGGCGGCGACGGACGGCGCCTACAAGATCCTCCGCCCCCGGGAAGTGCCTTTCGTTTCGTATCCGTACGAGTGGTGCTTCGGGGAGCTTCAGGATGCCGCGCGGGCGACGCTGGAGATCCAGAAGCGGGCCCTGGCGAAAGGATGCTGGCTCAAGGACGCCAGCGCCTACAACATCCAGTTCGCGGACGGCCGGCCGGTGCTGATCGACACGCTCTCTCTCGAGCCCTACCCCGAAGGGCGTCCTTGGGTGGCCTACCGGCAGTTCTGCCAGCACTTCCTGGCGCCTTTGGCGCTCATGAGCCGGACGGACGTGCGGCTCGGACAGCTCCTGCGGGTGCATCTGGACGGAGTTCCGCTCGACCTGGCCGCGCGGCTCTTGCCGCGCCGGACGTGGCTTTCCCTTTCCCTGGCTCTTCACGTTCATCTTCAGGCGCGGGCGGTGGCCCGCTACGCGCGCCGGGACGTTCCCCGGGAACGCGTCGAGGGGCGCATCAGCCCCCGCGCGCTGGCCGCCCTCGTCGAGAGCCTGCAGTCGGCCGTGGAGGGCCTTCGGTGGCGGGCCGGCGGCACGGAGTGGGCGGATTACTACGAGGCGACGCACAATTATTCGGTGGAGGCGATGGCGGAAAAGGAGCGTCTCGTCGCCGAGATGACGGAATCGCTCCACCCGGCGGTCGTCTGGGACCTGGGCGCCAATACCGGCCGCTTCAGCCGCATCGCCGCCGCGCGCGGAGCTCTGACCGTCGCCTGGGACGTCGATCCGTCGTGCGTCGAGGAGACTTATGCCGAGGTCCGGCGCTCCGGGATCCGCAACCTTCTGCCTCTCTGGGTCGACCTGACCAACCCGAGTCCGGCGCTCGGGTGGGCGAACGGGGAACGGCTTTCGTTCGCGGATCGCGCGGGAGCGGTGGATCTCATTCTGGCGCTCGGCCTGGTGCATCATCTGGCGATCGGCAACAATGTGCCTCTGGCCCGCGTCGGAGACTTCCTGGCCGATCTCGGGCGGGCGGCCATCGTGGAGTTCGTGCCCAAGGAAGACAGTCAGGTGAAGCGGATGCTCGCGACGAGGGACGACGTTTTTCCGGACTACCACCGGGACGGGTTCGAGCGCGCCGTCGCCCGGCGTTTCGCGATCGAGCGGAGGGTTCCGATTCAGGGGACCTGTCGAACGCTCTACCTCTTGAAACGGACGCGCTCATGA